One Bacillus sp. F19 genomic region harbors:
- a CDS encoding extracellular solute-binding protein, whose translation MKIKKVASILFAASLTVSGLAACSTGNKEQNSGTKDGVTTIEFWAAPNPTQQVYWKEVAEEFTKENPEIKVNVSPMKESPTSEAGIQSAIAGGSAPTMSENINRGFAAQLADSKALVPLDELDGWDKVKESRKMENTMKGWEFADGHQYVLPIYSNAMLFGWRLDILKELGYNEPPKTYSEMLDVAKKLKEKYPDKYVWAKADLADPTPWKRWFDFFMLYNAASDGNKFVEGTKFTGDEKAGEQVLGFMDDLRQADALLTRQSKDPFESGLGIFVDVGPWTIPYWAEKFPEMKYNETYTLTPPPVPDDMDPKEVKTFADSKGLVVYATATKEQQKAAMKFINWVYSNPENDLKWLEKTNLPPARDDLTTNETFKAFLDKNPALQPYAAAVPNAIPPMDNAKYNDIQTFIGQHAFNPVVKGEKNPKTAWKDMEEAVEGALK comes from the coding sequence ATGAAGATAAAAAAAGTAGCGTCGATCTTGTTTGCAGCTTCACTTACAGTTTCCGGGCTTGCTGCCTGTAGTACAGGTAATAAAGAACAAAACAGCGGCACAAAAGATGGGGTAACAACGATTGAATTTTGGGCTGCTCCAAACCCAACACAGCAAGTGTATTGGAAGGAAGTAGCGGAAGAGTTTACAAAAGAAAATCCTGAAATAAAAGTTAATGTTAGTCCAATGAAGGAAAGCCCAACTTCTGAAGCAGGTATTCAATCTGCGATTGCTGGTGGAAGTGCGCCTACAATGTCTGAAAACATTAACCGTGGTTTTGCCGCTCAGTTAGCAGATAGTAAAGCCCTTGTACCGTTAGATGAATTAGATGGATGGGATAAAGTAAAAGAAAGCCGTAAGATGGAAAATACGATGAAGGGCTGGGAATTTGCTGACGGCCACCAATATGTATTACCAATTTACTCAAATGCGATGTTGTTTGGTTGGAGATTAGACATTTTAAAAGAACTTGGTTATAACGAACCACCAAAAACTTACAGTGAAATGTTAGATGTGGCTAAGAAATTAAAAGAAAAATATCCTGATAAGTATGTGTGGGCAAAAGCAGACCTTGCTGATCCAACACCTTGGAAGAGGTGGTTCGACTTCTTCATGTTGTATAATGCGGCATCAGACGGTAACAAGTTTGTTGAAGGTACTAAATTTACAGGCGATGAAAAAGCAGGTGAACAAGTACTTGGCTTTATGGATGATTTACGTCAAGCAGACGCATTATTAACAAGGCAGTCAAAAGATCCGTTTGAATCTGGTTTAGGAATTTTCGTAGATGTTGGTCCTTGGACTATTCCATACTGGGCAGAAAAATTCCCAGAAATGAAATATAACGAAACTTATACATTAACCCCACCTCCTGTTCCAGATGATATGGATCCAAAAGAAGTTAAAACATTTGCTGATTCAAAAGGTTTAGTCGTTTACGCTACTGCAACGAAAGAACAACAAAAAGCAGCTATGAAATTCATTAACTGGGTTTACTCAAACCCTGAAAATGATTTGAAATGGCTTGAAAAGACGAACTTACCACCAGCACGTGACGATTTAACAACAAATGAAACATTTAAGGCGTTCCTTGATAAAAATCCAGCATTACAACCATATGCAGCAGCCGTTCCAAATGCGATTCCGCCAATGGATAACGCTAAATATAATGATATTCAAACGTTTATTGGTCAACATGCTTTCAATCCAGTGGTAAAGGGTGAGAAAAATCCGAAAACTGCTTGGAAGGATATGGAAGAGGCCGTTGAGGGGGCTCTGAAATAA
- a CDS encoding sugar ABC transporter permease: protein MSTKQGRMGWLFASPYLLYAIVFFLIPLVWSLFLSVTDWNLIAPTFSFVGLENYAEAFQSPGVQSAFFVTFKFMAVFVPLVIASSIIVALIVQGLPKFKGLFLIGFFLPYLASGVVSSLIIKGLLSYNSPINEFLRNAFGLDINWLGSPFGALFVVAVIIAWKFTGYYALILTSGFESINKEVYEAAMIDGVNAWQRFWKITFPLLYPALFTVLILSIGVTFGIFTEVYQLTGGGPNFATNTWQMEIFTRAFSNLQAGYASAIAVIASVVTFISIFIIRKLLEMWGKRYGWS, encoded by the coding sequence ATGAGCACAAAACAAGGAAGAATGGGCTGGCTTTTTGCCAGTCCTTATCTTTTATACGCAATCGTTTTCTTTCTAATACCACTCGTTTGGTCATTGTTTTTATCTGTGACTGATTGGAATTTAATAGCACCTACTTTTAGTTTTGTTGGATTAGAAAATTATGCAGAGGCTTTTCAAAGCCCAGGTGTCCAAAGTGCATTTTTCGTGACTTTTAAATTTATGGCTGTTTTTGTTCCATTAGTTATTGCGTCTTCAATCATTGTTGCCTTAATCGTTCAGGGGTTACCTAAATTTAAAGGACTGTTTTTAATTGGATTTTTTCTGCCTTACTTAGCATCAGGGGTTGTTTCCTCACTCATCATAAAAGGACTATTATCTTACAACAGTCCGATTAATGAATTTTTACGAAACGCCTTTGGCTTAGATATTAACTGGCTTGGTTCACCATTTGGAGCACTCTTCGTTGTCGCGGTGATTATCGCCTGGAAATTTACCGGGTACTATGCGCTGATTTTGACATCCGGGTTTGAGAGCATTAATAAGGAAGTATATGAAGCGGCGATGATCGATGGGGTAAATGCTTGGCAGCGTTTTTGGAAGATTACCTTTCCGCTCCTTTACCCTGCTTTATTTACGGTTTTAATTTTATCGATTGGTGTTACGTTTGGTATTTTCACAGAGGTTTACCAATTAACAGGCGGAGGACCAAATTTTGCAACTAATACATGGCAAATGGAGATTTTTACAAGAGCGTTCTCAAATCTTCAAGCAGGTTATGCTTCAGCGATTGCGGTTATTGCTTCCGTTGTAACGTTTATTTCGATTTTTATCATTCGAAAACTCTTAGAAATGTGGGGGAAACGATATGGGTGGAGCTAA
- a CDS encoding carbohydrate ABC transporter permease: MGGAKKNGLWLRYLIAIVLLLIMIFPYIYMVLNSFADWNQVDKKLIPTEFTLKSYQWLLGGGEALIPRPWINAFFNSFIVSAGSTLLMMVSAVMVAYALAKIPFKGRDTINNFILFQMFFPAIILLIPTFLVIQRIGMYDSYWGMILPKAMSLWAVFMYTNFFKAIPETFIEAAKLDGASEWQIMFKIVMPMSKSITTVIFLFLFMERWTELLWDMLVAKSDDMLTLNVLLSQMFGPYGGYPGPMYAASVLLTMPIIIIFLLFAKKFQEGMQFTLK; encoded by the coding sequence ATGGGTGGAGCTAAGAAAAATGGATTATGGTTACGTTACCTAATCGCCATTGTTCTCTTACTGATTATGATCTTTCCGTATATTTATATGGTGCTAAATTCTTTTGCTGATTGGAATCAAGTAGATAAGAAGCTGATTCCGACAGAATTCACTTTGAAATCGTATCAATGGCTGTTAGGCGGAGGAGAAGCATTAATTCCAAGGCCATGGATTAATGCGTTTTTTAACAGTTTTATCGTCTCTGCTGGTTCTACTCTGTTAATGATGGTCTCTGCGGTTATGGTTGCATATGCACTAGCAAAAATTCCGTTTAAAGGAAGAGACACCATTAATAACTTTATTTTATTCCAAATGTTCTTTCCGGCGATTATATTGCTAATCCCAACGTTCCTTGTCATTCAAAGAATCGGAATGTATGACTCATATTGGGGAATGATCTTGCCGAAAGCAATGAGTCTATGGGCTGTATTTATGTATACGAACTTTTTCAAGGCGATTCCAGAAACTTTTATTGAAGCCGCAAAATTAGATGGTGCAAGCGAATGGCAAATTATGTTCAAAATCGTCATGCCAATGTCAAAATCGATTACTACTGTTATTTTCTTATTCCTGTTTATGGAAAGATGGACAGAGCTATTATGGGATATGTTAGTTGCGAAGAGTGACGATATGCTAACCCTGAATGTCCTTTTATCCCAAATGTTCGGTCCATATGGCGGTTATCCAGGCCCGATGTATGCCGCATCTGTTTTATTAACAATGCCAATCATAATTATTTTCTTGCTTTTCGCGAAAAAGTTCCAAGAAGGTATGCAATTTACACTTAAGTAA
- a CDS encoding alpha-glucosidase, producing the protein MVNWWKQSTFYEIYMPSFKDGNGDGIGDFAGITSKLDYLKELGIDGLWLTPFYPSPKVDNGYDISDYKSIDPDYGTMEDFEAFIKEAHQRGIRVIADLVLNHTSTDHKWFQESKSSKNHPKRDWYIWRDEPNNWESFFGGSAWEYNEATNQYYYHAFAKEQADLNWANPEVKQAMFDVMKFWLEKGIDGFRLDVINFLKVNDSFKDNPYDFEKNEQNHLYDKDQEGILPIITEIAEFVHQFPDKFLVGEVGSEDLRILKQYSGLNKFDVVFNFNIGSIGEFDSDKIFQQLEETEQVYHPTQIPTLFFSSHDMSRHISRFGGDEDRAKLVAALMLTAKGVPFIYYGNEIGMRDWVADDIAKMKDVQGIMAYELEIQSKQSHEKALAVANEKSRDKSRTPMQWNSHSNVGFSETLPWITIPAHAYKINVENQQNDPNSMLSFYKRLLKLRKAHSSLGLADYEFLRNENGMIYFVRKDQFEKILVILNFSDQSKSLNLAACFSSDIEMLLSSKRTSLESGNVVTILANEAMILKGDIGDEHVK; encoded by the coding sequence ATGGTTAATTGGTGGAAACAATCGACTTTTTATGAAATCTATATGCCAAGCTTTAAAGACGGAAATGGCGATGGAATTGGTGATTTTGCTGGAATCACCTCCAAACTTGACTATCTAAAAGAGTTAGGGATTGATGGACTGTGGCTCACTCCCTTTTATCCTTCACCAAAGGTCGATAACGGTTATGACATTTCCGACTACAAATCGATTGATCCTGATTATGGAACGATGGAGGATTTTGAGGCTTTCATTAAGGAAGCACATCAGCGTGGAATCCGAGTAATTGCCGATTTAGTTTTGAACCATACCTCAACTGATCATAAATGGTTCCAAGAGTCAAAGTCGTCAAAGAATCATCCGAAACGTGATTGGTATATTTGGAGAGATGAGCCGAACAATTGGGAATCGTTCTTTGGAGGCTCTGCATGGGAATATAATGAAGCGACAAACCAATATTATTACCACGCGTTTGCGAAGGAACAGGCTGATTTAAATTGGGCCAATCCTGAAGTGAAACAAGCTATGTTTGATGTCATGAAATTTTGGCTTGAAAAGGGAATCGATGGTTTCCGGCTTGATGTCATCAATTTCTTAAAGGTCAATGATTCTTTCAAAGACAATCCATATGACTTTGAAAAGAATGAACAAAATCACTTATACGATAAAGACCAAGAAGGTATTTTACCGATTATTACAGAAATCGCTGAGTTTGTGCATCAGTTTCCCGATAAATTCCTTGTTGGTGAGGTTGGTTCTGAGGACCTGAGGATTCTAAAACAGTATTCTGGTCTTAACAAATTTGATGTTGTGTTTAATTTTAATATTGGGAGTATCGGAGAGTTTGATTCGGATAAAATCTTTCAGCAATTAGAGGAAACGGAGCAAGTTTATCATCCAACTCAAATTCCAACCTTGTTCTTTTCAAGTCATGATATGTCTCGGCATATTTCAAGGTTTGGCGGCGATGAGGACCGAGCCAAACTAGTTGCTGCTTTGATGCTTACGGCGAAGGGTGTTCCTTTTATTTATTATGGAAATGAAATTGGGATGAGAGATTGGGTAGCCGATGACATCGCGAAAATGAAGGATGTCCAAGGAATAATGGCTTATGAGCTAGAAATTCAGTCAAAACAGTCGCATGAGAAGGCATTAGCTGTAGCTAATGAGAAATCGAGGGATAAGTCACGTACCCCGATGCAATGGAATTCACATTCTAATGTAGGGTTTTCAGAGACTTTGCCCTGGATTACGATTCCGGCTCATGCTTACAAAATTAATGTTGAAAATCAGCAAAATGATCCGAATTCAATGCTTTCTTTTTATAAAAGGCTGCTGAAGCTGCGAAAAGCACATTCTTCATTAGGTTTAGCGGATTATGAATTTTTACGTAATGAAAATGGAATGATTTACTTCGTCAGAAAAGATCAATTTGAAAAGATATTAGTTATCTTGAATTTTTCTGATCAATCAAAATCTCTCAATCTAGCTGCTTGCTTTTCCTCGGATATAGAAATGCTGCTTTCATCAAAGCGAACGAGCTTAGAAAGTGGGAACGTGGTAACAATTTTAGCAAATGAAGCAATGATCCTAAAGGGGGATATAGGAGATGAACATGTTAAGTAA
- a CDS encoding DUF1861 family protein, translating into MLSKGNAQTCEQLLEEFTSKAQPTNPEKIVFSGIGVNDVYNISAPFEDEGELVIAGRVESRDSEHSNVYFFVKRNGEWVPRENAPVLEMQDPFFTKIAGELVLGGVQIFPHPTLEGKLGWRTVFYKGRSIASLKEFAKGPDGMKDLRLIELEDGSIGVLTRPQGEKGGRGKIGWTRISSLSELTIEVIDEAPLLEDQFIDEQWGGGNEAHLLANGLIGVLGHIASFDEEGNRHYYPMVFVLDPETGAFSDMELIATRSQFLHGPSKRPDLADVVFSGGLVRKSDGTADLYAGISDAEAQKITITDPFLPYEQKFSIKEKSK; encoded by the coding sequence ATGTTAAGTAAAGGGAATGCTCAAACTTGTGAACAGCTATTAGAGGAATTCACTTCAAAAGCTCAGCCAACCAATCCTGAAAAAATTGTATTCTCTGGTATTGGTGTAAATGATGTCTATAATATTAGCGCACCATTTGAAGATGAAGGGGAGCTTGTGATTGCAGGACGAGTTGAATCACGTGACAGTGAACACTCTAATGTTTATTTTTTTGTCAAGAGAAACGGTGAGTGGGTGCCAAGAGAAAATGCACCTGTTCTTGAAATGCAAGATCCTTTCTTCACTAAAATAGCAGGAGAGTTAGTATTGGGAGGCGTTCAAATCTTCCCTCATCCAACACTCGAAGGAAAACTTGGCTGGCGAACAGTTTTTTATAAAGGCCGATCGATTGCTAGCTTAAAAGAGTTTGCTAAAGGCCCAGATGGAATGAAAGACCTTCGACTTATTGAGCTTGAGGATGGAAGTATTGGTGTATTAACAAGACCTCAAGGAGAAAAAGGCGGAAGAGGAAAAATTGGCTGGACCCGTATCTCTTCATTATCTGAATTGACAATTGAAGTGATCGACGAAGCGCCTTTACTTGAAGACCAGTTTATTGACGAACAATGGGGCGGTGGGAACGAAGCGCACCTTTTAGCTAATGGTCTCATAGGCGTACTTGGGCATATTGCATCTTTTGATGAGGAAGGAAATCGCCACTACTATCCAATGGTATTTGTACTTGATCCGGAAACAGGTGCATTTTCTGATATGGAGCTAATCGCAACAAGAAGCCAGTTCCTTCATGGTCCATCGAAGCGCCCAGACTTAGCAGATGTTGTGTTTAGCGGCGGTTTAGTTCGAAAATCAGATGGCACGGCTGATCTTTATGCAGGCATTAGTGATGCTGAAGCTCAAAAAATCACCATAACCGATCCGTTTTTACCATACGAGCAAAAATTCAGCATTAAGGAGAAATCAAAATGA
- a CDS encoding glycoside hydrolase family 130 protein — translation MNVYRYEENPLVTPAHVKPHRPDFEVIGAFNAGIATYNDEIIMLLRVAERPISEDLNIVKAPIYRPQTNELEILDFNLNDPAYDFSDPRVIRENGDKQGFKYLTSLSYLRIARSKDGHQFTIDDTPFVYPSNELETFGIEDPRITQIEDTYYIYFSAISPVGVGESMVSTKDFITTEHHGMIFAPENKDVLIFPEKINGKYYAIHRPVPRSVGEPEMWIAESTNLLHWGNHKHLLGLREGMWDSARMGGGAVPFKTEKGWLELYHGATKDHRYCMGAVLLDLEDPTKVIARSDQPILEPEADYEVEGFFGNVVFSCGAIVEGDVVKMFYGVADTSMACAELSLQEILDSLIYIKE, via the coding sequence ATGAACGTATATAGATATGAAGAGAACCCATTGGTCACACCAGCACATGTAAAACCGCATCGACCTGATTTTGAAGTGATTGGTGCCTTTAATGCAGGGATTGCAACATATAATGATGAAATTATTATGCTGCTCCGTGTAGCTGAACGCCCAATTAGTGAAGACTTAAATATTGTAAAAGCGCCTATTTATCGTCCACAAACGAATGAACTAGAGATTTTAGATTTTAATTTAAATGATCCTGCTTATGATTTCTCTGATCCGCGTGTGATTCGGGAAAATGGTGATAAACAAGGTTTTAAGTACTTAACTTCTTTGTCGTATTTACGTATTGCACGAAGCAAAGATGGTCATCAGTTCACCATTGATGACACCCCATTTGTTTACCCATCCAATGAATTAGAAACCTTTGGAATTGAAGACCCGCGGATTACACAAATAGAAGATACCTATTATATTTACTTTAGTGCTATTTCACCAGTTGGCGTTGGAGAATCAATGGTTTCCACTAAAGATTTTATAACGACTGAACATCATGGGATGATTTTTGCGCCGGAAAACAAAGATGTTTTAATCTTCCCTGAAAAAATAAACGGAAAATATTATGCTATTCATCGTCCAGTACCGAGAAGTGTCGGAGAGCCAGAGATGTGGATTGCTGAATCGACCAATCTCTTACACTGGGGAAATCACAAGCATTTACTAGGATTACGTGAAGGTATGTGGGATAGCGCGCGTATGGGCGGAGGAGCCGTTCCTTTTAAAACGGAAAAAGGCTGGCTTGAGCTTTACCATGGTGCAACCAAAGACCATCGCTATTGTATGGGAGCTGTTTTACTTGATTTAGAAGATCCGACAAAGGTCATTGCTCGCTCCGATCAGCCGATTCTGGAACCTGAAGCTGATTATGAAGTAGAAGGGTTCTTTGGAAATGTAGTCTTTTCATGTGGGGCTATCGTTGAAGGCGATGTTGTCAAAATGTTTTACGGTGTTGCAGACACATCGATGGCATGTGCTGAATTAAGCTTACAAGAAATTCTAGATTCATTGATTTATATTAAAGAGTGA
- a CDS encoding glycoside hydrolase family 2 protein, which yields MKINENWKIRQFDVGTARDLEVASPEYIDYFWMTASVPGDVHSTLIDRKLIEDPFYGHNDLKCQWVEENVWWYRNTFEFYDDITKDDRYELIFEGLDTFATIYLNGVELGSTENMFISHTFEVARELKKGKNVLAIKFDPVHVHVKEKVQYYWSGFSKKRIWTRKAQSHYGWDWGPRLVAAGIWKDVHLKKITYAKIDNVFAKTKFISQDRAIVEVEVEVDSFRREKEYEVYVNLSYGEERFATKVRVDRKKATAVLEVENPKLWWTHDIGTPHLYLLTVELFADGVKVDDRQEEFGIRTIEVLRKDEEGNHCFTFVLNGEKVFAKGANWIPIDSFIGAVPDSRYKHLIKMSKDANMNMLRVWGGGIYEKDVFYDECNRLGILVWQDFMFSCALYPDYNMNFMANVKEEIIHVVKRLRNHPSLALWCGNNENDWLYEALFSSGEINHPFYGEKIYHELMPELLEELDPTRLFWPSSPFGGNDHNSRDQGDSHNWQVWHGNIEPRTFGEPQTVDYSIEGLSFKNFKNDTTTFASEFGMHASSNRYTLERNIPKDQFFWGSEEMAYRNKDIHHPKGILLMEGYTGVPKDLDEYIAFSMLTQAEGLKYGIEHYRRNKPHTSGALFWQLNDCWPGTSWSVIDYYLLPKASYHYARKFYSPVLLTVDYIPRRDLSIWIVNDRLETYQDEIELAVYQFNGEKVFSKQWMVSIEPNVSKQVAAVLEQDALGRLQPDEAVFVIRSKNDKTNENIYYFRDQKDLKLGDSELTVSIDQEKNELTVSTNVLARMVTIEMDMEQLVIEDNFFDILPNESRTLRVGQAEGKEVPWETLRVKAINSVKPKGSLL from the coding sequence ATGAAAATAAATGAAAACTGGAAAATAAGACAATTTGATGTGGGGACTGCTCGTGACCTGGAAGTGGCTTCTCCTGAATATATTGATTATTTTTGGATGACAGCATCTGTACCTGGTGATGTTCATTCAACCTTAATTGACCGAAAATTGATTGAGGACCCTTTTTACGGACACAATGATCTCAAATGTCAGTGGGTAGAAGAAAACGTGTGGTGGTATCGCAACACCTTTGAGTTCTATGATGACATTACGAAAGACGACCGCTATGAGTTGATCTTCGAGGGACTTGATACGTTTGCTACGATTTATTTAAACGGTGTGGAGCTGGGTTCAACAGAAAATATGTTTATTAGTCACACCTTTGAAGTGGCAAGGGAGCTGAAGAAAGGAAAAAATGTTCTGGCCATAAAATTTGATCCAGTACATGTTCATGTAAAAGAAAAGGTCCAATATTATTGGTCAGGATTTAGCAAGAAACGGATCTGGACACGAAAAGCTCAAAGCCATTATGGCTGGGACTGGGGCCCGCGCTTGGTTGCTGCAGGGATTTGGAAAGATGTTCATTTAAAGAAAATAACCTATGCCAAAATTGATAATGTGTTTGCGAAAACAAAATTTATATCACAAGACAGAGCGATTGTCGAAGTGGAAGTAGAAGTCGATTCATTTAGGAGAGAAAAAGAATATGAAGTCTATGTGAATCTTTCCTATGGGGAAGAAAGGTTTGCAACCAAAGTTAGAGTGGATCGCAAAAAAGCAACAGCTGTATTGGAAGTGGAAAATCCTAAGCTGTGGTGGACACATGACATTGGGACGCCTCATCTATATCTACTAACTGTTGAATTGTTTGCAGATGGTGTGAAAGTTGATGATAGACAGGAAGAGTTCGGGATTAGAACCATTGAAGTGCTTCGAAAAGATGAAGAAGGAAATCATTGTTTTACCTTTGTTTTAAATGGAGAAAAGGTATTTGCGAAAGGCGCTAATTGGATTCCGATTGATAGTTTCATTGGAGCAGTCCCGGATTCTCGTTATAAGCATTTAATCAAGATGTCCAAAGACGCGAATATGAATATGCTTCGCGTATGGGGCGGCGGCATCTATGAAAAAGATGTGTTTTATGACGAGTGTAATCGACTTGGCATTTTAGTCTGGCAGGATTTTATGTTTTCATGTGCTCTTTATCCCGATTACAATATGAACTTTATGGCTAATGTCAAAGAGGAAATTATTCATGTTGTTAAAAGGCTTCGGAATCATCCTAGCTTGGCTTTATGGTGCGGTAACAATGAAAATGACTGGCTGTATGAAGCGTTGTTTTCGTCAGGGGAAATTAACCATCCTTTTTATGGTGAAAAAATCTATCATGAATTAATGCCGGAATTGTTAGAAGAACTCGATCCAACTCGCTTGTTTTGGCCAAGTTCCCCATTTGGAGGAAATGACCACAACTCTAGAGACCAGGGAGATTCACATAATTGGCAAGTTTGGCATGGTAATATTGAGCCGAGAACATTTGGTGAGCCACAGACGGTGGATTACAGTATCGAAGGGTTGTCATTTAAAAATTTTAAAAATGATACCACAACCTTTGCAAGTGAATTTGGTATGCACGCTTCTTCCAATCGCTATACATTAGAGCGAAATATCCCTAAGGATCAATTTTTCTGGGGAAGCGAAGAAATGGCGTACCGCAATAAAGATATCCATCATCCAAAAGGAATTTTGTTAATGGAAGGATATACAGGAGTTCCGAAGGATTTAGATGAGTACATTGCTTTTTCGATGTTAACCCAGGCAGAAGGATTGAAATATGGAATCGAACATTATCGACGGAATAAACCACATACAAGCGGCGCACTATTTTGGCAGCTTAACGACTGCTGGCCGGGTACAAGCTGGTCGGTCATTGACTATTATTTATTGCCAAAGGCTTCCTATCATTATGCTAGAAAATTCTACAGCCCAGTTCTATTGACGGTGGATTATATCCCAAGGAGAGATTTATCTATTTGGATTGTTAATGATCGCTTAGAAACCTATCAGGACGAAATTGAGCTGGCTGTTTATCAATTTAATGGAGAAAAAGTATTTTCAAAGCAATGGATGGTTTCAATTGAGCCAAATGTGTCTAAACAAGTGGCAGCAGTTTTGGAACAGGATGCTTTAGGCAGACTTCAACCAGATGAAGCTGTTTTCGTCATCCGCTCTAAGAATGATAAAACCAATGAAAACATCTATTATTTCCGCGATCAAAAGGATTTGAAACTTGGTGATTCAGAATTAACAGTCTCCATAGACCAAGAGAAAAATGAGTTGACCGTTTCCACAAATGTGCTAGCACGGATGGTAACGATTGAAATGGATATGGAACAATTGGTAATCGAGGATAATTTCTTTGACATACTTCCAAATGAGAGCAGAACTCTTAGGGTCGGGCAGGCAGAGGGAAAAGAAGTTCCTTGGGAGACTTTGAGAGTGAAGGCTATTAATAGTGTGAAACCAAAGGGGTCATTATTATGA
- a CDS encoding zinc-dependent alcohol dehydrogenase family protein: protein MKAAVLQGTKQIEVMDWNYRSPSPKEVIVRVKSCGICGTDQHIYHGHPGSAEVNPPIVLGHELAGEVDEVGTEVSILQKGDRVSIDPNIYCGTCEYCRSNRAHLCIHLQAVGVTRDGGMGEYCVVPAANCYKIPDHMTFEEAALVEPLGCVIHGFKKIHLSSLSKVLLIGGGFIGQLFLQLVKQQNVQSILVSEPADNKRELLYKLGADEVIHPMNAGRLEADVVIECVGRPESMELAVKSAAKGGQVLLFGVSAPNTMISVSPFEIFSKELSIKGSFVNPFTHEEAISLIAKKVVDVGSLISHRFTIEELSAEMANFQNLNVSKAIINH, encoded by the coding sequence ATGAAAGCAGCGGTTTTACAAGGAACAAAGCAAATAGAAGTGATGGATTGGAACTATCGATCACCATCCCCGAAAGAGGTGATCGTAAGAGTAAAAAGCTGCGGTATATGTGGAACAGATCAGCATATTTACCATGGCCATCCTGGTTCTGCTGAAGTCAATCCACCGATCGTTCTTGGGCACGAATTAGCTGGAGAAGTGGATGAGGTAGGTACAGAAGTATCTATCTTACAAAAAGGCGACCGTGTTTCGATTGATCCGAACATTTATTGCGGGACATGTGAGTATTGTCGCAGCAACCGAGCTCATTTATGTATTCATCTTCAGGCAGTCGGTGTAACAAGAGATGGTGGAATGGGAGAGTATTGTGTAGTACCAGCAGCTAATTGTTACAAGATCCCAGACCATATGACGTTCGAAGAGGCTGCTCTTGTTGAGCCATTAGGCTGTGTTATACATGGTTTTAAGAAAATTCACTTGTCATCCTTAAGTAAGGTACTCCTTATTGGTGGCGGTTTTATTGGACAATTATTTTTACAATTGGTGAAACAACAAAATGTTCAATCCATCTTAGTAAGTGAACCTGCTGATAACAAAAGGGAGCTTCTATATAAGTTGGGTGCCGATGAAGTGATCCATCCAATGAATGCTGGAAGGTTAGAGGCAGACGTGGTAATTGAATGTGTGGGCAGACCGGAGAGCATGGAATTGGCTGTCAAATCAGCAGCAAAGGGCGGCCAAGTGTTACTTTTTGGAGTTTCTGCACCCAATACAATGATTTCGGTTTCACCCTTTGAAATTTTTTCAAAGGAGCTTTCCATAAAGGGCTCGTTCGTGAACCCATTTACGCACGAAGAAGCTATTTCACTTATTGCGAAAAAAGTGGTAGATGTCGGGTCGCTCATTTCTCATCGTTTTACAATTGAAGAGTTATCAGCAGAAATGGCTAACTTCCAAAATCTTAACGTTTCAAAAGCGATCATTAACCACTAG